A single genomic interval of Corylus avellana chromosome ca10, CavTom2PMs-1.0 harbors:
- the LOC132163137 gene encoding disease resistance protein Roq1-like, whose protein sequence is FTDHLYTALEQARINCFTDDDELPRGRDISTELPNAIQQSRIFIVVFSKGYASSSWCLKELAEIVRCTNAIGRILIPIFYHVDPSDVRKQTGTFAESFIRHEEEYQNDTERVRSWRRALTRATDFSGYDLKAVNGYESRLIKLIVEEVWLQMSSREPPKCYCGLRTHLTTSWTDDNPGRRFFGCARYGEQSHCNFFDWYDLPICERGAKLIIEMREEILEMREEIEMLEGQLH, encoded by the exons TTCACGGATCACCTCTACACCGCCTTGGAGCAAGCCAGAATTAACTGCTTTACAGATGACGATGAGCTTCCAAGAGGAAGGGACATTTCTACCGAACTACCCAATGCCATACAACAATCAAGGATTTTTATTGTGGTTTTTTCCAAAGGCTATGCTTCCTCTAGTTGGTGCCTTAAAGAGCTTGCGGAGATAGTTCGCTGTACGAATGCTATAGGCCGGATTCTTATTCCAATATTTTATCACGTGGACCCTTCAGACGTTCGAAAACAAACTGGAACTTTTGCTGAATCATTTATTAGGCATGAAGAGGAGTATCAAAATGATACGGAGAGGGTGCGGAGCTGGAGAAGAGCTCTTACTAGGGCTACAGACTTTTCCGGCTATGATCTCAAGGCTGTAAATGG GTATGAGTCAAGGCTCATCAAATTGATTGTTGAAGAAGTTTGGCTTCAG ATGTCATCTAGGGAGCCGCCGAAATGCTACTGTGGTCTGAGAACACATCTAACGACTTCATGGACCGACGATAATCCGGGAAGGCGTTTCTTCGGATGCGCTCGATATGGCGAACAAtcacattgcaatttttttgatTGGTATGATCTACCAATTTGTGAACGCGGCGCTAAGCTTATAATTGAAATGAGGGAAGAGATACTCGAAATGAGGGAAGAGATTGAGATGTTGGAAGGGCAACTTCATTAG
- the LOC132163138 gene encoding villin-4-like codes for MKDVYLHRKISKIISFLCFINYLVFFCPSFYNFFELSLSLCADESLVSAASPAAEPRSPSQGVGLIQADGSGDCMNLLSYPYERLKVISSDPVAGIDVTKREAYLSDEEFLEKFGMTKRAFYGLPKWRQNKLKMSLDLF; via the exons ATGAAGGATGTCTATTTACAT AGGAAGATATCTAAGatcatttcctttttgtgttttatcaATTACCTTGTGtttttttgtccttctttttataacttttttgagctctctctctctctgtgtgcaGATGAATCTTTGGTTTCTGCAGCATCTCCAGCAGCAGAACCCAGGTCACCTTCTCAGGGTGTGGGTCTTATCCAGGCTGATGGAAGTGGAGATTGCATGAACTTGTTATCATATCCATATGAACGGTTGAAAGTGATTTCTAGTGACCCGGTAGCAGGAATAGATGTAACTAAAAGAGAG GCATATTTATCCGACGAGGAGTTTCTAGAAAAATTCGGAATGACGAAACGAGCTTTCTACGGGCTTCCTAAATGGAGACAGAACAAGCTAAAGATGTCTCTTGATCTATTTTAG